The Rhodococcus antarcticus DNA segment CCAGGAACGCGGTGCGCACGGGCTTCTTCATCTTGTGGGCGCGGTCGGCCGAGAGGACCAGCACCCCCGAGTGCGTCTCGGCCACGGTGAGGAACGGGGTGCTCCAGGCGCTGCTCACGACTCCCGGACGACCACCAGCGGGCAGTCGACGGACTGCAGCAGCGCGCGGCTCGTGGAGCCCAGCAGCATGCTCGCGAACCCGCCGCGGCCGTGGCTGCCGACCACGACCAGCGCGGCCCCCTCGGCCTCGGCGAGCAGGGTGCGCACCGGCCGGTCCTCCACCACCACCTCGCGGACGACCACCCCGGGGTGCCGCGCGGCCGGGGCGGCCAGCGCCAGGGCGAGGACTTCGGTGTGCCCGGCCTGCAGCAGCGCGGGGTCCAGCACCGCGGCGGAGCTGTCCAGCGCGTAGACCGCCGCCAGGTCGAGGTCGGTCCACGCGTGCACGGCCACCAGGTCGGCACCGCGCAGCGCGGCCTCCGCGAACGCCAGCTCCACGGCCCGGTCGCTGGTGGGCGAGCCGTCCACCCCGACCACGACGGGCCCCTGCTCGGGCGTGGCCACCGCGGCGTGCACCACCACGACGGGGCAGCGGGCGTGGCCGACCACCGAGGAGCTCACCGAGTGCGCCAGCCCACCGGAGCGCTCGCCGACGCCGCGGGAACCGACCACGAGCAGGCCGGCGTCGAGGGAGTGGGCGAGCAGGGCGGTCACCGGCGGGCCCGGGTGCAGCTCGGCGCGCACGTCGGTGGCGCCCAGGGCGCGGGCCTGCGCGGCCGCAGCTGTGAGCACCTCGCTGGTGCGGAACCGGTGGCTGACCGCAGCGTCGGTGAGCACGGTGCTCAGCTCGCCGATCCCGGGACCGGGCAGCGCGGCCACCACCAGCAGCGGCACGTCGCGCAGGCGGGCCTCGGTGGCGGCCCAGGCCACCGCGCTCCCGGCGGCCGGTGATCCGTCGACCCCGACGACGACCGGAGCCGGGGCGGTCGGTGTGCTCACGCCGCGACGACGGCGGCCGCGGGCACGACGACGACCGGGCAGGACAGGCCGTGCGCGGAGTGGTTCAGAACCGTCGAGCTGACCGAGCCCAGGACGCGGCTGTGGTGGCGCGCCCCGAGCACGAGCAGGGCCACCCCGGCCGCCGCGCGGCGCAGCTCGTCGGCGTTGATGCCCTCCACGACCAGGGCCGTGATCTCGACCGCCGGCTCGCCGGCGGCGACCCGCTCGGCGAGGACGCCGTCCACCGTCTCCTGCAGCCCGGCGCCGATGAACGCGGCGGGCTGACCCTCCTCCGGCCACACGGGGAACACGCCCCAGATGCTCGGGTAGTGGAACACGTGCAGCGCCACCACGTCCCCACCACGGTAGGCGGCCTCGGTGGCCGCGAAGCGCAGCGCCGCCACCGAGGCCGGGTCGTCGTCCATGCCGACCACGACACGGGCGGCCAGCGCGGTCGGGTCGGTCGGCAGCGGGGCGGGACCAGCGGTGGTCTCCGGTGCGGTGGTCTCCGGTGCGGTGGTCTCCGGTGCGGTGGTGGGAGCAGCGGTGGTGGTCATGGGTCGACCCTCCCGCGCCCGCACGCCGCGGGACAGGACCGGCGGTCCCGACGTTCTCGGGACCTTGGTCGCTGGCCGGGACAGCGCGGACCGACCACCGTGGCGGGGTGACCGCCCTCCTGCCCCCGCCCGTGCCGGTCGACCTCCGGTGCGAGCCCGCACCGGTGGTGCCCTGACGTGCACGCCGACCGGGTGCTGGTCGTCAACGCGGGCTCGTCCAGCCTGAAGCTGCGGCTGCTCGAGGGGGTCGAGGTGGTGCGCAGCGCGGACCTGCCGGCCGGCGGCGACGCGGGCGCGGCGCTGCGGGACTGGCCGACCCCGGACGTGGTCGGCCACCGCGTGGTGCACGGTGGCACCGAGTTCACCGGTCCGGTGCGGGTCGACGCCGGTGTGCGCCGGGCGCTGGGCGAGCTCACCGACCTGGCGCCGCTGCACCAGCCGACGTCCCTCGCCGCGCTGGACGCGGTGTCCGCGATGCTGCCCGGGGTCCCGGCCGTGACCTGCTTCGACACCGCCTTCCACGCCGACATCCCGGACGCGGCCGCCACCTGCGCCGTCCCGCTGGAGTGGCGCCAGCGCTGGGGGATCCGCCGCTACGGCTTCCACGGTTTGTCGCACGCCTGGGCCGCCCGGCGCGCGGCGGAGCTCGTCGGTCGTCCCGTGGAGCAGCTGCGGGTGGTGAGCTGCCACCTCGGGGCCGGGGCCTCCGTGACGGCGGTGCTCGGTGGCCGCAGCGTCGACACCACGATGGGGTTCACGCCGCTGGACGGCCTGGTGATGGCGACCCGCTCCGGCTCGGTCGACCCGGGGCTGGTGCTGTGGCTGCTGGAGCACGAGCACCTGGCCGCGCACGAGGTGGCCGCTTCGCTGGAGCAGCGCTCGGGGCTGCTCGCCCTCGCCGGGACCGCGGACCTGGAGGAGGTCGTTCGGCGCTCCCGCGTGCGGGACCCGCGGGCCGTGCTCGCGCTGGAGGTCTACCTGCACGCCCTCGTCGCCGGGGTCGCTGCCATGACCGCCGCGACGGGCGGGCTCGACGTCCTCGTGCTGACCGGCGGGGTGGGCGAGCACTCGGCCGTGGTGCGCGCCCGCGCGGCGGCGGCCCTGGCCTTCCTCGGCGTGGTCCTCGACGGCCCGGCCAACGACCGTGCCCATGCCGACGCCGACGTGTCCGCGCCGGGCTCGTCGGTGCGCACGCTCGTGGTCACCGCCCGCGAGGACCTGCAGATCGCCCACGAGGTGCGCACGCTGCCGGGGTGAGCTCAGGCGGTCACCGTGGTCCCGGCCGTCCCGGCGACCACGGCGGCGGCGTCGTCGAGGGCGCCGATCACCGCGGGACGTCCGGTCGCGACCACGAACCGCCGGCACGCCTCCACCTTCGGTCCCATCGACCCCGCCGCCAGCTCCAGAGCGTCGACGTCGACGGTGCGCACCGTCGGCAGCAGGGCCGCCGCCGGGGTGCCGAACCCGCTCAGCACGCCGGCCACGTCGGTCAGCAGCACCAGCCGGTCGGCGTCGAGGGCCTGCGCGAGCAGCGCCGCGGTGAGGTCCTTGTCGACCACGGCCTCGACACCGCGCAGCCCACCGTCGGCGCCCTCCACCACCGGCACCCCACCCCCTCCCCCGCAGACCACGACCGTCCGGGCGTCGACCAGCGCGGCGATGCTCGCGAGCTCCACCACGCGCAGGGGCTCCGGGGAGGCCACCACGCGGCGCCACTGCTCGCCGTCGGAGCGCACGGTCCACCGGTGCTCGTGGGCCTGGCGCACCGCGTGCTCGCGCGTCATCACCGCGCCCACGGGCTTCGTCGGCGCGGCGAACGCCGGATCCTGCGCGGAGACCACGGTCTGGGTCACCACCACGAGCACCGGGCGGCGCACCCCCGCGTCGTGCAGCGCCTGCGCGAACCAGTAGCCGATCATGCCCTGGGTCTGTGCCCCCAGGACGTCCAGCGGGTAGGGCTCGCTCAGCGACGGGTCGGCGGAGCTCTGCACCGCGAGCAGTCCCACCTGGGGCCCGTTG contains these protein-coding regions:
- a CDS encoding carbamate kinase, producing the protein MRIVVAVGGNALLRRGEPPDAAVQRHHVQAAAAALAPLAESHELVLVHGNGPQVGLLAVQSSADPSLSEPYPLDVLGAQTQGMIGYWFAQALHDAGVRRPVLVVVTQTVVSAQDPAFAAPTKPVGAVMTREHAVRQAHEHRWTVRSDGEQWRRVVASPEPLRVVELASIAALVDARTVVVCGGGGGVPVVEGADGGLRGVEAVVDKDLTAALLAQALDADRLVLLTDVAGVLSGFGTPAAALLPTVRTVDVDALELAAGSMGPKVEACRRFVVATGRPAVIGALDDAAAVVAGTAGTTVTA
- a CDS encoding universal stress protein, yielding MSTPTAPAPVVVGVDGSPAAGSAVAWAATEARLRDVPLLVVAALPGPGIGELSTVLTDAAVSHRFRTSEVLTAAAAQARALGATDVRAELHPGPPVTALLAHSLDAGLLVVGSRGVGERSGGLAHSVSSSVVGHARCPVVVVHAAVATPEQGPVVVGVDGSPTSDRAVELAFAEAALRGADLVAVHAWTDLDLAAVYALDSSAAVLDPALLQAGHTEVLALALAAPAARHPGVVVREVVVEDRPVRTLLAEAEGAALVVVGSHGRGGFASMLLGSTSRALLQSVDCPLVVVRES
- a CDS encoding universal stress protein — protein: MTTTAAPTTAPETTAPETTAPETTAGPAPLPTDPTALAARVVVGMDDDPASVAALRFAATEAAYRGGDVVALHVFHYPSIWGVFPVWPEEGQPAAFIGAGLQETVDGVLAERVAAGEPAVEITALVVEGINADELRRAAAGVALLVLGARHHSRVLGSVSSTVLNHSAHGLSCPVVVVPAAAVVAA
- a CDS encoding acetate/propionate family kinase, giving the protein MHADRVLVVNAGSSSLKLRLLEGVEVVRSADLPAGGDAGAALRDWPTPDVVGHRVVHGGTEFTGPVRVDAGVRRALGELTDLAPLHQPTSLAALDAVSAMLPGVPAVTCFDTAFHADIPDAAATCAVPLEWRQRWGIRRYGFHGLSHAWAARRAAELVGRPVEQLRVVSCHLGAGASVTAVLGGRSVDTTMGFTPLDGLVMATRSGSVDPGLVLWLLEHEHLAAHEVAASLEQRSGLLALAGTADLEEVVRRSRVRDPRAVLALEVYLHALVAGVAAMTAATGGLDVLVLTGGVGEHSAVVRARAAAALAFLGVVLDGPANDRAHADADVSAPGSSVRTLVVTAREDLQIAHEVRTLPG